One genomic window of Camelina sativa cultivar DH55 chromosome 5, Cs, whole genome shotgun sequence includes the following:
- the LOC104786959 gene encoding 60S acidic ribosomal protein P2-1-like: MKVVAAFLLAVLSGKASPTSTDIKDILGSVGAETEDSQIELLLKEVKGKDLTELIAAGREKLASVPSGGGGVAMASAPSAGGGGGGAPAAESKKEEKKEEKEESDDDMGFSLFE; the protein is encoded by the exons ATGAAGGTTGTCGCCGCGTTTTTGCTCGCCGTTTTGAGTGGGAAAGCTTCCCCAACCAGTACCGATATCAAGGATATTCTCGGATCAG TTGGTGCTGAGACAGAGGACTCTCAGATTGAGCTTTTGTTGAAGGAAGTGAAAGGAAAAGACTTGACTGAGCTTATTGCTGCTGGAAGGGAGAAGCTTGCTTCAGTGCcgtctggtggtggtggtgttgctATGGCTTCTGCTCCATCCGCtggaggaggaggcggtggtgCCCCTGCTGCTGAgtccaagaaagaagagaagaaggaagagaaggaagaatcCGATGAT GACATGGGTTTCAGTCTGTTCGAGTAA